In Triplophysa rosa linkage group LG18, Trosa_1v2, whole genome shotgun sequence, a genomic segment contains:
- the LOC130569136 gene encoding pseudouridylate synthase TRUB1-like produces the protein MAGVTTASNCSLSKLQSLHGIFAVYKKQGPTSADVLNALKKALLKEAGVANPNPRKRKKQPLKIGHGGTLDSNASGVLVVGIGEGTKMLTTMLAGSKKYTAVAELGKATDTLDVTGNVVDEKNFDHITKETLEEKLKEYTGEIMQVPPLYSALKKDGKRMSVLLKQGQEVEAKPARPVTVYSLSLQDFSPPLFTIDVECGGGFYVRSLIDDLGKALSSCAHIKELTRTKQGQFTLEEHALREDRWMLADVSQALQPCPKPPEKQTNAKKAKPKDKHSPSKSEGDDEKQSSE, from the exons ATGGCTGGTGTGACAACGGCATCAAACTGTTCATTATCCAAACTCCAGTCTTTGCATGGtatatttgctgtttataaGAAACAGGGGCCCACCTCAGCAGATGTGCTAAACGCGCTGAAGAAGGCGCTTTTAAAAG AGGCTGGTGTTGCAAATCCAAACCCTCGTAAACGGAAGaaacaacctctcaaaattgGCCATGGAGGTACTCTGGACAGCAATGCATCTGGTGTACTtg tggtCGGTATCGGTGAAGGAACAAAGATGCTTACCACAATGCTCGCAGGATCAAAA AAATACACAGCTGTTGCAGAGTTAGGTAAAGCAACCGATACTCTTGACGTCACAGGAAATGTTGTCGACGAGAAGAATTTTG ATCACATCACAAAAGAAACTTTGGAGGAGAAGTTGAAGGAGTATACTGGTGAAATTATGCAGGTTCCACCTCT ATACTCAGCGCTGAAAAAAGATGGCAAGCGCATGTCTGTCCTGCTGAAGCAAGGTCAGGAGGTCGAGGCTAAACCTGCACGTCCAGTGACGGTCTACAGCCTCTCTTTACAAGACTTCAGCCCGCCACTATTCACAATAG aTGTTGAGTGTGGAGGTGGGTTTTATGTCAGAAGTCTGATTGATGATCTTggaaaag CGCTATCATCTTGTGCTCACATAAAGGAACTGACCCGGACCAAGCAGGGTCAGTTCACCTTGGAGGAACATGCATTGCGGGAGGATCGCTGGATGTTGGCAGATGTCTCTCAGGCTTTGCAGCCTTGCCCAAAGCCACCAGAGAAACAGACGAATGCAAAGAAAGCAAAACCGAAAGATAAACACTCCCCATCTAAATCTGAGGGTGATGATGAAAAGCAAAGCAGCGAATAG